A region of Flavobacteriales bacterium DNA encodes the following proteins:
- the fabD gene encoding ACP S-malonyltransferase translates to MKAYVFPGQGSQFIGMGQDLYEQGGELKELFEQANELLGFRITDIMFSGTDEELKQTKVTQPAIFLHSVILAKALGDDFRPDMVAGHSLGEFSALVAAGSMNFTDGLTLVSKRAMAMQKACEAVESTMAAILGLDDEVVENVCQEVDGVVVAANYNCPGQLVISGAVPAVQSACEKLTEAGARRALMLPVGGAFHSPLMEPAREELAEAIARTDLQSPMCPIYQNVTAAPVTDASTIKENLIAQLTAPVRWTQTMQNMLTEGAEEIIEVGPGKVLQGLFKKVDRQLNTRSAVV, encoded by the coding sequence ATGAAAGCATACGTATTTCCAGGGCAAGGGTCCCAGTTCATTGGAATGGGACAGGACCTTTATGAGCAAGGAGGTGAACTGAAGGAATTATTCGAGCAGGCCAACGAACTATTGGGATTCCGGATCACCGATATCATGTTCAGCGGTACGGATGAGGAACTCAAGCAGACCAAAGTGACCCAACCGGCCATCTTCCTGCACTCGGTCATCTTGGCCAAGGCCTTGGGAGATGATTTCAGACCGGACATGGTCGCAGGGCATTCACTCGGTGAATTCTCTGCGTTGGTAGCGGCTGGAAGTATGAACTTCACCGATGGTCTCACTTTGGTGTCCAAGCGGGCCATGGCCATGCAGAAGGCATGTGAAGCGGTGGAATCCACCATGGCAGCCATATTGGGATTGGATGATGAGGTAGTGGAGAACGTATGTCAAGAAGTGGACGGGGTAGTAGTGGCAGCCAACTATAATTGTCCGGGCCAATTGGTCATCTCAGGTGCGGTACCTGCCGTACAGAGTGCGTGTGAGAAATTGACCGAAGCGGGAGCGCGCAGAGCACTGATGCTTCCGGTAGGTGGAGCCTTCCATTCCCCTCTCATGGAGCCGGCCCGAGAAGAATTGGCCGAGGCCATTGCTCGTACCGATCTGCAATCACCCATGTGCCCAATCTATCAGAATGTGACCGCAGCTCCAGTGACAGATGCTTCGACCATCAAGGAGAACCTGATAGCTCAACTCACCGCTCCGGTGCGATGGACCCAGACCATGCAGAATATGCTGACCGAAGGTGCAGAAGAGATCATAGAAGTCGGCCCCGGAAAAGTACTTCAAGGTCTATTCAAGAAAGTAGACCGCCAATTGAACACCCGCTCTGCCGTAGTCTGA
- a CDS encoding UDP-glucose/GDP-mannose dehydrogenase family protein, producing MRIAVIGTGYVGLVTGTCFAETGNDVMCVDIDEAKVEQMRQGEVPIYEPHLDVLFERNIKQGRLKFTTDLAEGIEGAKVIFLALPTPPGEDGSADLSYVLGVAEELGPMLKEFTVVVDKSTVPVGTAEKVRAKIAENAHEQFAVVSNPEFLREGFAVDDFMKPDRVVVGTSSESAKKVMEELYKPFIRQGNPLIFMDEKSAELTKYAANAFLATKITFMNEIANFCEAVGADVDKVRLGVGTDTRIGKRFLFPGIGYGGSCFPKDVQALHRSGKEEGMDFKILQSVLDVNDQQKLRLVDKLKAHFDGDLSGKHFALWGLAFKPDTDDIREAPALYMIDALIEAGASITAFDPEAMDNVRSRIGNRISYSENGYGALVDADALLIATEWAVFRNPDFSKVADALKNKLIFDGRNLYDLDAMRDQGFTYYSIGRETVGA from the coding sequence ATGAGAATCGCAGTGATCGGAACCGGATATGTAGGCCTGGTAACAGGTACTTGCTTTGCTGAAACAGGCAATGATGTCATGTGCGTGGACATCGATGAGGCCAAGGTGGAGCAGATGCGTCAAGGGGAGGTACCTATCTATGAACCTCATCTGGATGTGCTCTTCGAACGGAATATCAAACAAGGCCGACTGAAGTTCACGACCGACCTGGCCGAAGGTATTGAAGGTGCAAAAGTCATCTTCCTTGCACTTCCGACCCCTCCGGGTGAGGATGGTTCGGCCGATCTCTCCTATGTACTAGGAGTAGCCGAAGAACTTGGCCCGATGCTCAAGGAATTCACAGTAGTCGTAGATAAGAGCACGGTCCCTGTGGGGACGGCCGAAAAAGTGCGCGCAAAGATCGCTGAGAATGCACACGAGCAGTTCGCAGTGGTCTCCAATCCTGAATTCTTGCGAGAAGGCTTTGCGGTGGACGACTTCATGAAACCCGATCGGGTTGTAGTCGGTACCTCATCCGAATCGGCCAAGAAGGTGATGGAAGAACTTTACAAACCCTTCATCCGACAGGGGAATCCGTTGATCTTCATGGATGAGAAATCTGCAGAACTGACCAAGTATGCAGCCAATGCGTTCCTGGCGACCAAGATCACCTTCATGAATGAGATCGCCAACTTCTGTGAAGCGGTCGGGGCTGATGTGGACAAGGTCAGACTCGGTGTGGGAACGGATACACGTATCGGAAAGCGATTCCTCTTTCCCGGGATCGGATATGGTGGAAGCTGCTTTCCCAAAGATGTCCAGGCCCTTCATCGATCCGGAAAGGAAGAAGGAATGGATTTCAAGATCCTGCAATCGGTGTTGGATGTCAATGATCAGCAAAAACTCCGCCTGGTCGATAAGCTCAAAGCACATTTCGATGGCGACCTCAGCGGAAAGCACTTCGCTCTCTGGGGACTTGCCTTCAAGCCGGATACCGATGACATACGCGAGGCGCCTGCCTTGTACATGATCGATGCCCTGATCGAAGCAGGTGCCAGCATTACGGCTTTCGATCCAGAGGCCATGGACAATGTCCGATCACGCATCGGAAACCGGATATCTTATTCAGAGAATGGGTATGGAGCGCTGGTAGATGCAGACGCACTGCTCATCGCTACTGAATGGGCCGTATTTCGAAATCCGGATTTCAGTAAAGTGGCAGATGCTTTGAAGAACAAACTCATCTTCGATGGTCGTAACCTGTATGACCTCGATGCGATGCGTGACCAAGGATTCACCTATTACAGTATCGGAAGAGAGACCGTGGGCGCATGA
- a CDS encoding nucleotide sugar dehydrogenase: protein MYEELKNKEAKLALIGLGYVGLPIALEFARDFSVIGFDINAQRVDLMRQGIDPSNELPAEAFDGCDIHFTADPEELKEAKFFIVAVPTPIDESKMPDLGPVLSASRAVGKALKKGDYVVYESTVYPGCTEEDCIPVLEEESGLVWKQDFMVGYSPERINPGDKEHTIRTILKIVSGCCEESLDQIAKVYETVVDAGIHKAPTIKVAEAAKIIENTQRDVNIALINELSIIFGRMGVNTYDVLEAAGTKWNFLNFRPGLVGGHCIGVDPYYLTHKAKQLGYHAKIINSGRYVNDTMGFYVGKQTVKMIIKNGIDVMNAKVLIMGATFKENVSDIRNSKIVDVVKEFESFGVQVDVIDPHADNDELMQEYGFGLVTEPSSDYAAVIVAVNHDEYQNLQENYFKNLMHPDGIFVDLKGIYKDRIKDFDYWSL, encoded by the coding sequence ATCTACGAAGAGCTGAAGAATAAGGAAGCAAAACTGGCCCTCATCGGATTGGGCTATGTCGGATTGCCGATCGCTCTGGAATTTGCACGTGACTTCTCGGTGATCGGATTCGATATCAATGCCCAGCGCGTGGACCTGATGCGACAGGGAATAGACCCGAGCAATGAATTACCGGCTGAAGCATTCGATGGATGTGATATCCACTTCACAGCCGACCCGGAAGAGTTGAAGGAAGCCAAATTCTTCATCGTGGCCGTACCTACACCCATCGATGAGTCCAAGATGCCCGATCTAGGCCCTGTACTCTCGGCCTCGAGAGCTGTGGGTAAAGCATTGAAGAAAGGGGACTACGTGGTCTATGAGTCCACCGTATATCCCGGATGTACCGAGGAGGATTGTATCCCGGTGCTCGAAGAAGAATCCGGTTTGGTGTGGAAGCAGGACTTCATGGTGGGCTATAGCCCGGAGCGTATCAACCCTGGGGACAAGGAGCACACCATACGCACCATCCTCAAGATCGTATCCGGATGCTGTGAAGAATCATTGGATCAGATCGCCAAGGTCTACGAGACCGTAGTAGATGCCGGTATCCACAAAGCCCCCACCATCAAAGTGGCAGAGGCTGCCAAGATCATCGAGAACACGCAACGGGATGTCAACATCGCCCTCATCAATGAACTCTCGATCATCTTCGGGCGCATGGGTGTCAATACCTATGACGTGCTGGAGGCGGCCGGTACCAAGTGGAATTTCTTGAATTTCAGGCCCGGGCTTGTAGGAGGTCACTGTATAGGTGTCGATCCCTATTACCTGACCCACAAGGCCAAGCAGTTGGGCTATCACGCCAAGATCATCAACTCTGGACGTTATGTGAACGATACTATGGGATTCTATGTCGGTAAGCAGACCGTCAAGATGATCATCAAGAACGGTATCGATGTCATGAATGCCAAAGTGCTTATCATGGGAGCCACTTTCAAGGAGAATGTCTCGGACATACGCAATAGCAAGATCGTGGATGTGGTCAAGGAATTCGAATCCTTTGGTGTACAGGTGGATGTCATCGATCCGCATGCTGACAATGATGAACTCATGCAGGAATATGGATTCGGTCTGGTGACAGAACCCAGCTCCGATTACGCAGCAGTCATTGTAGCCGTCAATCATGATGAATACCAGAATCTACAGGAGAATTATTTCAAGAACCTGATGCACCCGGATGGCATTTTCGTGGATCTGAAAGGCATCTACAAAGACCGTATCAAGGACTTCGATTACTGGAGTTTATAA
- the rfbB gene encoding dTDP-glucose 4,6-dehydratase yields MKKVLITGGAGFIGSHVVRLFVTRYPEVHVLNLDKLTYAGNLENLKDIEDASNYRFIKGDITDKDFLNELFSQHDIQGVIHLAAESHVDRSISGPDEFVLTNVIGTVNLMNAARKAWGDDMDSRRFYHISTDEVYGSLGDTGLFTEETPYDPRSPYSASKASSDHFVRAFYHTYGLPVVLSNCSNNYGPYQFPEKLIPLMIHNIKHNRPLPVYGEGINVRDWLWVVDHARAIDVIYHEGKVGETYNIGGNNEWKNIDLVKKLCEIMDRKLGREIGTSEQSITFVKDRAGHDLRYAIDANKIKEELAWEPSISFDEGFEQTVDWYLENEDWLEHVTSGAYQNYYKEQYAER; encoded by the coding sequence ATGAAAAAAGTACTCATCACCGGAGGAGCAGGATTCATTGGAAGTCATGTGGTACGCCTTTTCGTAACGCGCTATCCCGAGGTGCATGTCCTCAACCTGGACAAGCTTACCTACGCAGGGAATCTGGAGAACCTGAAGGACATTGAAGATGCTTCCAATTACAGGTTCATCAAAGGGGATATCACGGACAAGGATTTCCTGAATGAACTCTTCAGTCAACATGACATCCAAGGGGTGATCCATCTAGCGGCCGAGTCCCATGTGGACCGTAGCATCTCTGGCCCTGATGAATTCGTTCTGACCAATGTGATCGGCACGGTCAACCTGATGAATGCAGCCCGAAAGGCCTGGGGGGATGACATGGATTCGCGCAGATTCTACCACATCTCTACAGACGAGGTCTATGGATCATTGGGTGATACCGGACTCTTTACCGAAGAGACTCCCTATGACCCACGTAGCCCATACTCGGCCAGTAAGGCCTCCAGCGATCATTTCGTACGGGCCTTCTACCATACTTATGGACTACCGGTCGTGCTATCCAATTGCTCCAATAACTACGGCCCCTATCAATTCCCAGAGAAACTCATCCCATTGATGATCCACAATATCAAGCACAATAGACCCCTACCGGTCTATGGGGAGGGAATCAATGTGAGGGATTGGCTCTGGGTAGTGGATCACGCTCGGGCCATCGATGTCATCTACCACGAAGGAAAAGTAGGTGAGACCTACAACATCGGTGGGAACAATGAGTGGAAGAATATCGACCTGGTCAAGAAACTCTGTGAGATCATGGACCGGAAACTCGGTCGCGAGATCGGCACCTCTGAGCAGTCGATCACCTTTGTCAAGGACCGTGCAGGGCACGACCTCCGCTACGCGATCGATGCCAATAAGATCAAGGAAGAACTGGCTTGGGAGCCGAGCATCAGCTTCGATGAAGGCTTCGAGCAAACAGTCGATTGGTATCTGGAGAACGAGGACTGGCTGGAGCATGTGACTTCTGGAGCCTATCAGAATTACTACAAGGAACAATACGCAGAACGTTGA
- a CDS encoding Gfo/Idh/MocA family oxidoreductase, giving the protein MAEQKIGFAVLGCGHIGKRHAQMILNHPEAELIALSDVASPDGLDIDHLNVPFYSSFEEMLAKEENIEVVCICTPNGLHSDQAILALEAEKHVVCEKPMGLTKSRCEEVIYKSLQRNKRVFCVMQNRYSPPSVWLKEMMESGRLGDIYMVQVDCYWNRDARYYKAGGWKGTPDLDGGTLFTQFSHFIDLMYWVFGDIEHIQGKFRDFNHEELTAFEDSGFVSFDFVNGGMGAINYSTAVYDKNFESSMTIIAENGTVKVGGQYMNEVIYCHVKDYEMPELPEGAPPNDYGAYKGSAANHHFIIENVVETLKERGTATTNALEGLKVVEIIQRIYEVRDEQEKSSKKK; this is encoded by the coding sequence ATGGCTGAACAGAAAATAGGATTTGCCGTACTCGGCTGTGGTCACATCGGTAAGCGACACGCACAGATGATCCTGAATCATCCTGAGGCTGAACTCATTGCCTTGTCCGATGTCGCTTCTCCAGATGGACTGGACATCGACCATTTGAATGTCCCGTTCTATTCCTCCTTTGAAGAGATGCTTGCGAAGGAGGAGAACATCGAAGTCGTATGTATCTGTACTCCTAATGGCCTTCATTCCGATCAGGCCATCCTGGCATTGGAAGCTGAGAAGCACGTGGTCTGTGAGAAACCCATGGGATTGACCAAGAGCCGATGTGAAGAGGTCATCTACAAATCCTTACAACGCAATAAACGCGTGTTCTGTGTGATGCAGAATAGGTATAGCCCGCCTTCCGTTTGGCTCAAGGAGATGATGGAGAGCGGTCGCTTGGGGGACATCTATATGGTACAGGTGGATTGTTACTGGAACCGGGATGCACGCTATTACAAAGCGGGTGGATGGAAAGGGACTCCCGATCTGGACGGTGGAACCCTATTCACCCAATTCTCGCATTTCATCGATCTCATGTATTGGGTCTTTGGAGATATCGAGCATATACAAGGGAAGTTCAGGGACTTCAACCATGAGGAGCTGACCGCATTTGAAGACTCCGGATTCGTCAGTTTCGATTTTGTGAATGGCGGTATGGGAGCCATCAATTACAGCACGGCCGTCTATGATAAGAACTTCGAAAGCAGCATGACCATCATCGCTGAGAACGGTACCGTCAAGGTAGGTGGACAGTATATGAACGAAGTCATCTATTGCCATGTCAAAGACTATGAGATGCCTGAACTTCCCGAGGGCGCACCTCCAAATGATTATGGAGCGTACAAAGGCAGTGCCGCCAACCACCATTTCATCATCGAGAATGTGGTAGAGACATTGAAAGAACGGGGTACTGCCACGACCAACGCATTGGAGGGACTCAAAGTGGTGGAGATCATCCAGCGCATCTATGAAGTAAGGGACGAACAAGAAAAAAGTAGCAAGAAGAAATGA
- a CDS encoding N-acetyltransferase has protein sequence MMDYFAHETAVIDEGCSIGKDTKIWHFSHIMTDCSIGEKCNLGQNVVISPQVRLGDNVKVQNNVSIYTGVICEDDVFLGPSMVFTNVTNPRSAVNRRGQYARTLVKQGASIGANATIICGHDIGRFAFIGAGAVVTKDVPDYALVVGNPAKHIGWMSEYGHRLQFDADGWATCPEGGERYRLENEKVQKIDG, from the coding sequence ATAATGGACTATTTCGCGCATGAAACGGCCGTGATCGATGAGGGATGCTCTATCGGAAAGGATACCAAGATCTGGCATTTCAGTCATATCATGACCGATTGTAGTATCGGTGAGAAATGCAATCTGGGACAGAACGTGGTGATCTCACCGCAGGTCCGATTGGGGGACAATGTCAAAGTACAGAACAACGTATCGATCTACACCGGGGTCATCTGTGAGGACGATGTCTTTCTCGGTCCATCCATGGTATTTACCAATGTGACCAATCCACGCAGCGCGGTCAACCGCAGAGGACAATATGCCCGCACTCTGGTCAAGCAAGGAGCAAGCATCGGTGCCAATGCGACCATCATCTGTGGTCACGACATCGGTCGTTTCGCTTTTATCGGAGCGGGAGCCGTAGTGACCAAGGATGTTCCTGACTACGCCTTGGTGGTCGGTAATCCGGCCAAGCATATCGGTTGGATGAGCGAGTATGGCCACCGCTTGCAATTCGATGCAGATGGCTGGGCCACCTGTCCCGAAGGTGGAGAGCGCTACCGTTTGGAAAATGAAAAAGTTCAAAAAATAGATGGCTGA
- a CDS encoding SDR family oxidoreductase: protein MKRVLITGAAGFLGSHLCDRFIAEGHFVMGMDNLITGNLKNIEHLFGQDRFEFYHHDVSKFVHVPGDLDYILHFASPASPIDYLKIPIQTLKVGSLGTHNLLGLAKAKGARMLIASTSEVYGDPQVHPQHEDYWGNVNPVGPRGVYDEAKRFQEAITMAYHRFHGLETRIVRIFNTYGPRMRLNDGRVLPAFIGQALRGEDLTVFGDGSQTRSFCYVDDLIEGIVRLLNSDYTQPMNIGNPDEISILDFAQEIVELTGTDQKVTFKDLPTDDPKQRRPDISRAREILDWEPRVSRSAGLQTTFEYFKSLSEEELNHKEHMDFEKYIIR from the coding sequence ATGAAAAGAGTACTCATCACCGGTGCAGCAGGATTTCTTGGATCACACCTCTGTGATAGATTCATCGCAGAAGGGCACTTCGTGATGGGCATGGATAATCTCATCACGGGTAATCTCAAGAACATCGAACACCTTTTCGGGCAGGATCGATTCGAGTTCTATCATCACGATGTCTCCAAATTCGTGCATGTCCCGGGTGACTTGGATTATATACTGCATTTCGCTTCCCCCGCCAGTCCCATCGATTATCTCAAGATACCTATCCAGACCCTCAAGGTGGGCTCACTGGGTACACACAACCTGCTCGGTCTGGCAAAGGCCAAGGGAGCGCGTATGCTCATCGCCTCTACCTCTGAAGTCTATGGTGATCCTCAGGTGCATCCGCAGCATGAAGACTATTGGGGCAATGTCAATCCGGTAGGGCCACGTGGGGTCTATGATGAGGCCAAACGCTTCCAAGAAGCCATCACCATGGCCTACCATCGTTTCCATGGATTGGAGACACGTATCGTACGTATATTCAATACCTATGGCCCACGGATGCGACTCAATGACGGTCGCGTGCTGCCTGCATTCATTGGTCAAGCCCTACGGGGTGAGGATCTTACCGTATTCGGAGACGGCTCCCAGACCCGTTCTTTCTGCTATGTAGATGACCTCATCGAAGGGATCGTACGTCTCTTGAACAGCGATTACACTCAGCCGATGAACATCGGCAACCCGGATGAGATCAGCATTCTGGATTTTGCTCAGGAGATCGTAGAACTCACCGGTACCGATCAGAAAGTCACCTTCAAAGACCTTCCAACGGATGACCCCAAACAACGAAGGCCCGATATCAGTCGTGCACGTGAGATCCTGGATTGGGAACCTCGCGTTTCACGCAGTGCTGGACTCCAGACCACATTCGAGTACTTCAAATCCTTGAGTGAAGAGGAACTGAACCATAAGGAGCATATGGACTTTGAGAAATATATCATCCGATAA